One Coccinella septempunctata chromosome X, icCocSept1.1, whole genome shotgun sequence genomic window carries:
- the LOC123321403 gene encoding uncharacterized protein LOC123321403 has protein sequence MDSRFPKRNRRGQFDAGPSFVPRSDQFFQPCPFVPHFGRGTPNRDNTSGQTKRNNQFTRWYDKDGRQPKRNYQQLSRSNSVSSESSSVRLNDAGKSKNYTCPMCKHPYSFIITNNTLTGNVPRILPCKHTVCEECINKCIKTTNHIQCVICSKTEFEKKQSYEFNHYVLGQITCSRFNNTMIEFPNIALTATDVKSRTSFENQKLAVHPSEKCGFKNCKNSGTISCIDCCGVYCKYCDDALHKSGKQLLSHKRVPLKNASLELCKCPDHSMDQELYCNDCNESCCCYCILEKHEGHSRSYLGRLNEAEEAELLDAYEKAKITRKQLAVSQSKISKMEETNVVSDLEMEIAQHFVDIHAQLYFMEKKLVQEAKLFKSSNSNLTGLNEDIVSKIETLDNLISCVEERKSVKFNMRMLLDKLREMKNLPTILVASEIHEKPRLVIDERVQELEKYFKLDVPEEVTYKLIEVDELPLEYREENIELVSKEKKIESSKSRSSLDSEPSSNSRFKLNHQTKNDRFRQQTVYVTHINSLDSFYVQHKEDDSKFKQLEQEIKNHVSRMTLGVNEVQMKELYLARRVGNDNAWSRVRVMEKFDIDRKEKYKVKFIDFGNTDLVTKDEMMYISSSLAKKKPFAFECRLDNPSNFKWPKHTHWELAKLIDVNKELLMFTKEFSNNICTVELNISTSIGGSCSVTDLLIFGCDALRKDSNKSQPIRETPVRNKIYDNSDIFIVGNSYEVFIRYILDPWHIYVQKTTYENSFNHLIKQMEGYYNKSNCDIHLPIKNSYVVVFHQTENFGKWHRAKIVDVSEEKKTANVYLIDLGEHFEVLWKNIRKLFEPFKKSECLVVCAKLADVAPLNNDSWSNLAVIREYLERYFKGKVRMKMLVSNQDPLEMVLFEPQQNYDININASLVEMNLASSTGRLTETKIWLLSEEDGMNEENNILFFKDDSEDEETDNIQGLIQQVEMIRFENPFSFYVSFVSKKADAEKLHEELQIHYKSQKPSSIEKKNWQKNEKVVVYDKSDNMYYRGIIRKVDGNKYCVNFLDKPNYLWVDSEKLRLIAPYFANNFPNSVFKCHLANIKPAGDSSKWSNLSLEWFQLLFKKHDEIFMKKIADDESKLSMPVTMWYSKLIQGAALEPSHRKFISIDKKVVKVGLAFWVNNEISRSLSPKKEEPSTSTQHDQEQTVMNDVCDTKLSETETTDSEAAFTPLRDRKVKSVNIKEWKQPLNFTTKEFFAYITCAENKGYLFIREEKMQKCYEEMEKNMKEYFDTIPIPSFTMRENQMVTVRSDGNWYRSVILKVIDKVTALILMVDFGSDHIVKVNDLHNKIMYPEIPIMVSKIKLHDVLSKEESWTESEIETLISTAPEYAKIVIRSSLSDAVPLADVYNVNDVCYNDLLVELCPNLYRSQHNVTEESKNSNHIKSTANSEYIKNNEYCDSPSTDIQPEQNEEAVEEIEDEVENGSVEIEGYSTVEREENNQEGCVAKRYNYAEFTEEITEMDIIAVYDYKTVSIYHPDTQSLEEDFEALTKTIRDNIDSVEYLENESIEIGLPCLSLFEDDKQWYRAKILRVDAQDCGYITVIYVDYGNFEVVKISDLKCIKPEWLDFPARFADATIDYKLLRTDQENVLSKHIQSLAGETKYIKMVNVDPLLVHIYDKHRDDYSFYYDVFVTNGIVEV, from the exons ATGGATTCCAGATTCCCGAAGAGGAATAGACGTGGGCAATTTGATGCCGGTCCATCGTTCGTTCCTAGAAGTGATCAATTTTTCCAACCATGTCCATTTGTTCCGCATTTTGGACGGGGAACTCCGAACAGGGACAACACAAGTGGTCAAACAAAAAGAAACAATCAATTCACAAGATGGTATGATAAGGATGGTAGACAACCCAAAAGAAATTATCAGCAATTGTCAAGATCAAATtctgtttcatctgaatcctcCTCAGTGAGACTTAATGATGCAGGAAAATCTAAAAACTATACTTGTCCTATGTGTAAACATCCTTACAGCTTCATCATCACTAATAATACATTAACAGGAAATGTTCCAAGAATACTACCATGTAAGCATACAGTGTGTGAAGAATGCATCAATAAATGCATCAAAACAACAAATCACATTCAATGTGTTATATGCTCAAAaactgaatttgaaaaaaagcagTCGTATGAATTCAATCACTATGTGTTGGGACAAATAACTTGTTCTAGATTCAATAACACCATGATAGAGTTTCCTAATATTGCTTTAACAGCAACAGATGTAAAGAGTCGAACGAGTTTTGAAAATCAGAAGTTAGCAGTGCATCCTAGTGAGAAATGTGGATTTAAAAACTGTAAGAATTCTGGAACAATTTCTTGTATCGACTGTTGTGGAGTATATTGTAAATACTGTGATGATGCTTTACATAAGAGTGGAAAGCAGCTACTGTCTCATAAAAGAGTTCCATTGAAAAAT GCTTCTTTGGAGCTGTGCAAATGTCCAGATCATTCTATGGATCAAGAATTATATTGTAACGATTGCAATGAAAGTTGCTGCTGTTACTGCATTTTGGAAAAGCATGAGGGCCATTCCCGTAGTTACTTAGGTCGCCTCAATGAGGCAGAAGAAGCAGAATTATTGGACGCATATGAAAAGGCTAAAATAACAAGAAAACAACTCGCAGTATCTCAGTCAAAAATTTCTAAAATGGAAGAAACCAATGTG gtATCTGACTTGGAGATGGAGATCGCTCAACATTTTGTGGATATTCATGCACAGCTTTATTTCATGGAGAAGAAACTTGTGCAAGAAGCAAAACTTTTTAAAAGCAGCAACTCCAATTTGACAGGATTGAACGAAGATATCGTATCGAAAATTGAAACCCTAGATAATTTGATCAGTTGTGTGGAAGAACGTAAATCAGTGAAGTTCAACATGAGAATGCTGTTGGATAAGTTgagggaaatgaaaaatttgccaACAATTTTAGTTGCCAGTGAAATCCACGAAAAACCTAGATTGGTAATTGATGAAAGGGTACAAGaattagaaaaatattttaagcttgATGTTCCTGAAGAAGTGAcctacaaactgattgaagtagATGAATTACCTCTGGAATATCGGGAAGAGAACATCGAGCTTGTGAGcaaagagaaaaaaattgaatcctCTAAGAGCAGAAGTTCATTGGACTCAGAACCCAGTAGCAATTCAAGGTTCAAATTGAATCATCAGACAAAAAATGATAGATTCAGACAACAGACTGTATATGTTACCCACATAAATTCTTTGGATTCTTTTTATGTCCAACATAAAGAGGATGATAGTAAGTTCAAACAACTGGAGCAAGAAATAAAGAATCATGTTAGTCGAATGACATTAGGAGTGAATGAAGTACAGATGAAGGAGTTGTATTTGGCAAGAAGGGTAGGCAATGATAATGCTTGGAGTCGGGTGAGAGTTATGGAAAAGTTTGATATTGACAGGAAGGAGAAGTACAAAGTTAAATTCATAGATTTTGGGAATACTGATTTGGTAACTAAGGATGAAATGATGTATATATCTTCTAGTCTTGCTAAGAAGAAACCATTTGCTTTTGAGTGCAGACTGGACAATCCATCAAATTTTAAATGGCCCAAACATACACATTGGGAACTTGCAAAGTTGATAGATGTTAACAAAGAATTACTTATGTTCACTAAAGAATTTTCTAACAATATATGCACTGTTGAACTAAATATTAGCACTTCAATTGGAGGTTCGTGTTCGGTTACTGACTTGCTAATATTTGGTTGTGATGCCCTGAGAAAGGATTCAAACAAATCCCAACCTATCAGAGAAACTCCTGTTCGGAACAAAATTTATGATAATAGTGACATTTTCATTGTGGGTAATTCGTATGAAGTATTTATTAGGTACATTCTGGATCCTTGGCATATTTATGTGCAAAAAACCACTTAtgaaaattcattcaatcattTGATCAAACAAATGGAGGGCTATTATAACAAGTCAAATTGTGATATACACCTTCCCATTAAAAACAGCTATGTGGTCGTTTTCCATCAAACTGAGAATTTTGGCAAATGGCACAGAGCAAAAATTGTGGATGTCTCTGAGGAGAAGAAGACGGCCAATGTTTACCTAATTGATTTAGGAGAGCATTTCGAGGTCTTATGGAAAAACATAAGAAAACTTTTTGAGCCTTTCAAAAAATCTGAGTGTCTTGTTGTTTGCGCAAAATTGGCCGATGTTGCCCCCTTGAACAATGATAGCTGGAGCAATTTGGCAGTCATTAGGGAATATTTAGAGAGATATTTCAAAGGGAAAGTACGGATGAAGATGCTAGTGAGCAATCAAGACCCCTTGGAAATGGTGTTGTTCGAGCCACAACAAAATtatgatataaatataaatgcATCATTAGTGGAAATGAATTTAGCTTCATCAACAGGAAGATTGACTGAAACAAAAATATGGCTCCTCAGTGAGGAAGATGGtatgaatgaagaaaataacATTCTATTCTTCAAGGATGACTCTGAGGATGAAGAGACTGATAATATACAAGGTCTCATACAACAAGTTGAAATGATACGGTTCGAGAATCCATTTTCATTTTACGTCTCATTTGTCTCTAAGAAAGCTGATGCTGAAAAGCTTCATGAAGAATTACAGATTCATTATAAATCACAGAAACCCTCCAGTATTGAGAAAAAGAACTGGCAGAAAAATGAAAAGGTTGTAGTATATGATAAAAGTGATAATATGTATTATAGGGGCATAATACGTAAGGTCGATGGAAACAAATATTGTgtcaattttttggataaacCGAACTATTTATGGGTTGACTCCGAAAAACTGAGGCTCATTGCCCCTTATTTTGCGAATAATTTCCCAAATTCAGTCTTTAAATGTCATCTGGCAAACATCAAGCCAGCAGGGGATAGTAGCAAATGGAGTAATTTATCTTTAGAGTGGTTTCAACTATTGTTCAAAAAACATGacgaaattttcatgaaaaaaattgcagaTGATGAATCCAAATTGTCCATGCCTGTAACTATGTGGTATTCGAAATTGATACAGGGTGCCGCGTTGGAGCCGTCCCATCGTAAATTCATTTCAATTGACAAGAAAGTTGTTAAAGTTGGATTAGCATTTTGGGTGAATAACGAGATTTCACGTAGTTTGTCGCCCAAAAAAGAAGAACCATCTACCAGTACTCAACATGATCAGGAACAAACTGTTATGAATGATGTATGTGACACTAAATTATCTGAAACAGAAACAACGGATTCGGAAGCGGCATTTACACCCCTTAGGGACAGGAAAGTTAAATCTGTCAATATTAAAGAATGGAAGCAACCTTTGAATTTCacaacgaaagaatttttcgcATATATAACTTGTGCTGAAAACAAAGGATATCTCTTCATTCGGGAAGAGAAGATGCAGAAGTGTTATgaggaaatggagaaaaacatGAAGGAGTACTTTGATACCATTCCAATTCCTTCCTTCACAATGCGGGAAAATCAAATGGTGACAGTTCGTTCTGATGGAAATTGGTATCGAAGCGTAATCTTGAAAGTTATCGATAAAGTGACCGCTTTGATACTGATGGTGGACTTTGGTAGTGACCATATAGTGAAGGTAAATGACCTACATAACAAAATTATGTACCCTGAAATACCAATAATGGTTTCAAAAATAAAGTTGCATGATGTGCTCTCTAAAGAGGAATCATGGAcagaatcagaaattgaaaCTCTGATCAGCACAGCACCTGAATATGCAAAGATTGTTATAAGGAGCAGTTTAAGTGATGCTGTTCCTCTTGCTGATGTCTACAACGTCAATGATGTCTGCTATAATGACCTACTTGTAGAGTTATGCCCAAATTTATATAGATCACAACATAATGTTACAGAAGAATCCAAAAACTCGAATCATATTAAGAGCACTGCTAACAGTGAGTATATTAAAAACAATGAATATTGTGATAGCCCAAGTACTGACATACAACCGGAGCAAAACGAAGAGGCAGTTGAGGAAATTGAAGATGAGGTTGAAAATGGATCAGTAGAAATTGAGGGATACAGCACTGTTGAACGCGAGGAAAACAATCAAGAGGGATGTGTTGCCAAACGATATAACTATGCTGAATTCACAGAAGAAATTACAGAAATGGATATAATTGCCGTTTATGATTATAAAACAGTATCTATTTATCATCCTGATACTCAATCCCTAGAAGAAGACTTTGAAGCTTTAACCAAAACTATCAGAGATAATATTGATAGTgtagaatatctcgaaaatgagaGCATTGAAATTGGACTACCTTGTTTAAGtctgtttgaagatgataagCAGTGGTATAGAGCCAAGATACTTAGAGTAGATGCGCAAGACTGTGGATATATAACTGTGATTTACGTTGATTATGGTAATTTTGAAGTtgtgaaaatttctgatttgaaATGTATAAAGCCAGAATGGTTGGATTTTCCTGCAAGATTTGCAGATGCCACAATTGATTATAAATTATTGAGGACTGACCAAGAAAATGTTCTCTCTAAGCACATTCAGTCACTAGCTGGCGAGACTAAATATATTAAAATGGTTAATGTTGACCCCCTACTGGTCCATATTTATGATAAGCACAGAGATGATTACTCATTTTATTATGATGTATTTGTTACAAATGGTATTGTTGAAGTTTAA